A single region of the Salvia splendens isolate huo1 chromosome 18, SspV2, whole genome shotgun sequence genome encodes:
- the LOC121777822 gene encoding B3 domain-containing protein At1g05920-like codes for MGFRDLTLKDLEDWLTMEGDKFDVLAATAQRAIQINAAEEETPPSAAARRRIRQNSPHQEHDRPPPPQLPEEFRRAIEEMARGKELTAPATLVIQKELFRTDVSKNHNRLSIPASQISDGFLTEEERRRLGARRKGRVDVRVVEASGEAVAAKLCRWVMAKGDGKKRKRKTTSCSYVINGAWNEIVERNVLELGMEVQLWCFRIDGELCFSVVPLPTNPGVAAPDAGDGP; via the coding sequence ATGGGATTTAGGGATTTAACATTGAAAGATCTGGAAGACTGGTTAACAATGGAAGGCGACAAATTCGACGTCCTCGCCGCCACCGCGCAGCGCGCAATCCAAATTAACGCCGCCGAGGAGGAAACGCCGCCTTCCGCCGCCGCGCGAAGGAGAATAAGGCAAAATTCGCCGCATCAGGAACACGATCGGCCGCCTCCGCCGCAGCTGCCGGAGGAATTCAGGAGGGCGATCGAGGAGATGGCGCGCGGGAAGGAGCTGACGGCGCCGGCGACGCTGGTGATTCAGAAGGAGCTGTTCCGCACCGACGTGAGCAAAAACCACAACCGCCTCTCGATCCCGGCGAGCCAGATCAGCGACGGCTTCCTGACGGAGGAGGAGCGGCGCCGCCTCGGGGCGAGGAGGAAGGGCCGCGTGGACGTGAGGGTCGTGGAGGCGTCGGGGGAGGCGGTGGCCGCGAAGCTTTGCCGGTGGGTTATGGCGAAGGGCGacgggaagaagaggaagaggaagacgaCGTCGTGTAGCTACGTGATCAACGGGGCGTGGAATGAGATTGTGGAGAGGAATGTGTTGGAATTGGGTATGGAGGTGCAGTTGTGGTGCTTTAGAATCGACGGAGAGTTGTGCTTTTCGGTCGTGCCCCTGCCGACTAATCCCGGTGTCGCTGCCCCCGACGCCGGAGATGGTCCGTAA
- the LOC121777820 gene encoding protein DOG1-like 3 — protein MSFQRFYESWFDELRGLVQQLRQALVPPATEEHRALLRQLVGRAVAHYAEYYRSKAAAARADVLALFAAPWTTTLERSLHWIGGWRPTTAFHLVYTESSILFESHVVDILRGHHTGDLGDLSPGQFRRVSELQIETVQLENDITDQLCDWQDEATDIVGIMYAGVDGKMEKLSVILGKADELRLKTIKNLVELLTLQQAAEFLVAAADLQFGIRAWGIQQDRRRAAAAAHK, from the exons ATGTCCTTCCAGCGCTTCTACGAGTCGTGGTTCGACGAGCTCCGCGGCCTCGTGCAGCAGCTCCGCCAGGCCCTGGTCCCCCCGGCCACCGAGGAGCACCGCGCCCTGCTCCGCCAGCTGGTCGGGAGGGCCGTAGCCCACTACGCCGAGTACTACCGCTCCAAGGCCGCCGCCGCCCGGGCCGACGTGCTCGCCTTATTCGCCGCCCCGTGGACCACCACCCTCGAGCGGTCCCTCCACTGGATCGGCGGCTGGCGGCCCACCACCGCCTTCCACCTCGTCTACACCGAGTCTAGCATCTTGTTTGAGTCCCATGTTGTCGATATTCTCCGAGGTCACCACACTGGCGACCTCGGGGATTTGTCGCCTGGGCAGTTCCGACGCGTCAGCGAGCTGCAGATCGAGACCGTGCAGCTCGAGAACGACATCACCGACCAGCTCTGCGACTGGCAG GATGAGGCGACTGATATAGTCGGAATCATGTACGCCGGCGTGGATGGGAAGATGGAGAAACTATCGGTGATTCTGGGGAAGGCGGACGAGCTGCGGCTGAAGACGATAAAAAACTTGGTGGAGCTGCTGACGCTGCAGCAGGCGGCGGAGTTCTTGGTTGCAGCCGCGGACCTCCAGTTCGGGATCCGCGCTTGGGGCATCCAGCAAGATCgccgccgcgccgccgccgccgctcatAAATAG
- the LOC121777821 gene encoding protein DELAY OF GERMINATION 1-like, protein MASSNHSHFCCAFRNWMAQQQQDFHKLLAADPAATSPQELEHLRDKCTKHFKEYAERRAAMARQDAPCLLSPPWCSAFENAFMWVGGCRPSLFIRLIYCVCGSELDGSNLAVLSARQLEMISALQCKTVKEEDKFSTRIASLKAHEEIADEPLATMAKKSVGEVEAAMAAHEAAMAEVICEADKLRMETLKEVMGILSPLQAVDLLIAAKQLHAANLQQRW, encoded by the exons ATGGCCTCCTCCAACCACTCCCACTTCTGCTGCGCCTTCCGCAACTGGATGGCGCAGCAGCAACAGGACTTTCACAAGCTCCTGGCGGCCGACCCGGCCGCCACGAGCCCGCAGGAGCTGGAGCACCTAAGGGACAAGTGCACCAAGCACTTCAAGGAGTATGCCGAGAGGCGGGCCGCCATGGCGAGGCAGGACGCGCCGTGCCTCCTGTCCCCTCCGTGGTGCTCGGCCTTCGAGAACGCCTTCATGTGGGTCGGAGGGTGCAGGCCCTCGCTCTTCATCCGGCTCATCTACTGCGTCTGCGGGTCCGAGCTCGACGGGTCCAACCTCGCCGTGCTCTCGGCGAGGCAGCTCGAAATGATCAGCGCTCTGCAGTGCAAGACTGTGAAGGAGGAGGATAAGTTTTCTACAAGGATTGCTTCTTTAAAGGCACAC GAAGAAATAGCAGATGAGCCGCTGGCAACGATGGCGAAGAAAAGTGTGGGGGAGGTGGAGGCGGCAATGGCAGCGCACGAGGCGGCAATGGCGGAGGTTATATGTGAGGCGGATAAGCTGAGGATGGAGACGCTCAAGGAGGTGATGGGAATCCTCAGCCCGTTGCAGGCCGTCGATCTTCTGATCGCCGCGAAGCAGCTCCACGCGGCAAATTTGCAACAAAGATGGTAA
- the LOC121777696 gene encoding protein GRAVITROPIC IN THE LIGHT 1-like isoform X1, with protein sequence MFFLSILFKIWFTFLFLAVFQRQLKKSFEDQTLYAVMDSVERSPRKSRFARAVAKVLHVRAVTGVAPDDGSIRKAKSRDKAEKDGLEVQTFRDKDEEEHRHDGRMVQEAFLSKLFASVSAVKAAYAEMQFAQSPGDADGIQAADEMVISELKRLSELKQAYLKKQLNEASPATTLLLSEIREQRSTLKMYEITAKKLDSLLKHRDSETASLNKKLSEANKANKLLETRLSSSGRLFFPETRVGNFVSSHRQTLKSIRAFVQLLITEMVSAGWDLDAAAEAIEPATRFRNPSHKCFAFESFVCEQMFDGFNSPNFQLFEAFCRAKYLRLVHPKMEASLFGSLDQRDCITSGGLPDTPFFAALSEMAKRVWLLQRLALSFEPEISAFQVRKGSRFSEVYMESLSDDAMLLPEPLVALSVAPGFRIGKSIVQCQVYLC encoded by the exons ATGTTCTTCCTCAGTATTTTATTCAAGATTTGGTTCACATTTCTATTTCTTGCTGTCTTTCAAAGGCAATTGAAGAAATCATTTGAGGATCAAACATTGTATGCTGTG ATGGATTCAGTGGAACGCTCGCCGAGAAAGAGTAGATTTGCCCGGGCCGTTGCCAAGGTCTTGCACGTTCGTGCAGTCACAGGCGTAGCTCCAGACGATGGCAGTATTCGGAAGGCGAAGTCTCGTGACAAGGCAGAGAAAGATGGTCTAGAGGTTCAGACGTTTAGAGACAAAGACGAAGAGGAGCATCGCCACGACGGCCGGATGGTCCAAGAAGCCTTCCTCTCGAAACTGTTTGCTTCAGTGTCTGCCGTTAAAGCTGCGTACGCAGAGATGCAGTTCGCGCAATCCCCTGGCGACGCGGATGGAATTCAAGCGGCCGACGAGATggtcatatccgagctcaagcGCCTGTCGGAGTTGAAGCAGGCTTACTTGAAGAAACAGCTGAACGAGGCGTCTCCAGCCACGACGTTGCTCTTATCCGAGATTCGAGAGCAGAGGAGTACGCTGAAAATGTACGAGATCACGGCCAAGAAGCTCGACTCTCTGCTCAAACACCGAGACTCGGAGACCGCCTCCCTAAATAAGAAGCTCTCAGAAGCTAATAAGGCTAACAAGCTGCTCGAGACGAGGCTGAGCTCGAGCGGGCGGCTTTTCTTTCCTGAGACGAGGGTTGGAAACTTCGTATCGTCCCACCGGCAGACGTTGAAATCTATCCGAGCCTTCGTGCAGCTTCTGATCACAGAGATGGTATCTGCCGGCTGGGATTTGGATGCAGCGGCCGAGGCAATCGAGCCAGCCACTCGTTTTCGTAACCCCAGCCATAAGTGTTTTGCGTTCGAGTCCTTCGTGTGCGAACAAATGTTCGATGGCTTCAATAGCCCTAATTTTCAGTTGTTCGAAGCATTCTGTCGCGCGAAGTATTTGAGGCTTGTGCATCCGAAGATGGAAGCGTCTCTCTTCGGGAGCTTGGACCAGAGGGATTGCATAACATCCGGTGGGCTCCCGGATACGCCCTTCTTCGCAGCACTCAGCGAGATGGCGAAGCGCGTGTGGCTATTGCAACGTCTGGCTCTGTCTTTCGAGCCGGAGATCTCCGCCTTCCAAGTGAGGAAGGGGAGCCGGTTCTCGGAGGTCTACATGGAGAGCCTGAGCGACGACGCCATGCTGCTTCCGGAGCCTCTCGTGGCGCTGAGCGTTGCGCCGGGGTTCAGGATTGGTAAGAGCATTGTTCAGTGTCAAGTTTATCTGTgctga
- the LOC121777054 gene encoding pathogen-related protein, producing the protein MESEMKEAGDKYRSFLHDEAKNIEWRHGGPPIYDAVNKLFEEGRTKEWPKGSLEEVVQNAIKSWEMEFSHKTNIKDFKTINPDKFKLIVNGREWLSGEETLKLGSYNALLKSSLPEEFKYYKAEEESFESSHDVFRAALPRGFAWEVVAVYSGPPLIAFKFRHWGFFEGPFKGHAPTGEMVQFYGVGILKVDDSLRAEGVEIYYDPAELFGGLLKQPIVSKSDQPQNCPFQHHKTT; encoded by the exons atggagagtgAAATGAAAGAAGCAGGGGATAAGTATAGATCTTTTTTGCATGATGAAGCCAAAAATATAGAGTGGAGACACGGTGGCCCTCCCATTTACGACGCCGTTAACAAGCTTTTCGAGGAAGGCCGCACCAAG GAATGGCCAAAAGGATCATTGGAAGAGGTGGTTCAAAATGCTATCAAGTCATGGGAGATGGAATTCTCTCACAAAACTAACATAAAAGATTTCAAGACTATAAATCCTGATAAATTTAAGCTCATCGTCAACG GAAGAGAGTGGCTCTCCGGTGAAGAGACGCTGAAGTTAGGAAGCTACAACGCGTTGTTGAAGAGCTCGTTGCCGGAGGAATTCAAATATTACAAAGCCGAAGAAGAAAGCTTTGAGTCGTCTCACGACGTATTCCGGGCTGCACTTCCACGCGGATTTGCGTGGGAAGTGGTGGCCGTTTACTCAGGGCCGCCGCTCATCGCCTTTAAATTCCGGCATTGGGGTTTCTTTGAAGGCCCCTTCAAAGGCCATGCCCCCACTGGGGAGATGGTGCAGTTCTACGGAGTAGGAATTCTCAAA GTGGATGATTCTTTGAGGGCTGAGGGTGTGGAGATATACTATGATCCAGCTGAGCTTTTTGGTGGACTTCTAAAACAACCTATTGTTTCCAAATCCGACCAACCTCAAAACTGCCCATTTCAACACCACAAAACCACTTAA
- the LOC121777696 gene encoding protein GRAVITROPIC IN THE LIGHT 1-like isoform X2, translated as MDSVERSPRKSRFARAVAKVLHVRAVTGVAPDDGSIRKAKSRDKAEKDGLEVQTFRDKDEEEHRHDGRMVQEAFLSKLFASVSAVKAAYAEMQFAQSPGDADGIQAADEMVISELKRLSELKQAYLKKQLNEASPATTLLLSEIREQRSTLKMYEITAKKLDSLLKHRDSETASLNKKLSEANKANKLLETRLSSSGRLFFPETRVGNFVSSHRQTLKSIRAFVQLLITEMVSAGWDLDAAAEAIEPATRFRNPSHKCFAFESFVCEQMFDGFNSPNFQLFEAFCRAKYLRLVHPKMEASLFGSLDQRDCITSGGLPDTPFFAALSEMAKRVWLLQRLALSFEPEISAFQVRKGSRFSEVYMESLSDDAMLLPEPLVALSVAPGFRIGKSIVQCQVYLC; from the coding sequence ATGGATTCAGTGGAACGCTCGCCGAGAAAGAGTAGATTTGCCCGGGCCGTTGCCAAGGTCTTGCACGTTCGTGCAGTCACAGGCGTAGCTCCAGACGATGGCAGTATTCGGAAGGCGAAGTCTCGTGACAAGGCAGAGAAAGATGGTCTAGAGGTTCAGACGTTTAGAGACAAAGACGAAGAGGAGCATCGCCACGACGGCCGGATGGTCCAAGAAGCCTTCCTCTCGAAACTGTTTGCTTCAGTGTCTGCCGTTAAAGCTGCGTACGCAGAGATGCAGTTCGCGCAATCCCCTGGCGACGCGGATGGAATTCAAGCGGCCGACGAGATggtcatatccgagctcaagcGCCTGTCGGAGTTGAAGCAGGCTTACTTGAAGAAACAGCTGAACGAGGCGTCTCCAGCCACGACGTTGCTCTTATCCGAGATTCGAGAGCAGAGGAGTACGCTGAAAATGTACGAGATCACGGCCAAGAAGCTCGACTCTCTGCTCAAACACCGAGACTCGGAGACCGCCTCCCTAAATAAGAAGCTCTCAGAAGCTAATAAGGCTAACAAGCTGCTCGAGACGAGGCTGAGCTCGAGCGGGCGGCTTTTCTTTCCTGAGACGAGGGTTGGAAACTTCGTATCGTCCCACCGGCAGACGTTGAAATCTATCCGAGCCTTCGTGCAGCTTCTGATCACAGAGATGGTATCTGCCGGCTGGGATTTGGATGCAGCGGCCGAGGCAATCGAGCCAGCCACTCGTTTTCGTAACCCCAGCCATAAGTGTTTTGCGTTCGAGTCCTTCGTGTGCGAACAAATGTTCGATGGCTTCAATAGCCCTAATTTTCAGTTGTTCGAAGCATTCTGTCGCGCGAAGTATTTGAGGCTTGTGCATCCGAAGATGGAAGCGTCTCTCTTCGGGAGCTTGGACCAGAGGGATTGCATAACATCCGGTGGGCTCCCGGATACGCCCTTCTTCGCAGCACTCAGCGAGATGGCGAAGCGCGTGTGGCTATTGCAACGTCTGGCTCTGTCTTTCGAGCCGGAGATCTCCGCCTTCCAAGTGAGGAAGGGGAGCCGGTTCTCGGAGGTCTACATGGAGAGCCTGAGCGACGACGCCATGCTGCTTCCGGAGCCTCTCGTGGCGCTGAGCGTTGCGCCGGGGTTCAGGATTGGTAAGAGCATTGTTCAGTGTCAAGTTTATCTGTgctga